From a region of the Thermodesulfobacteriota bacterium genome:
- the rocD gene encoding ornithine--oxo-acid transaminase — translation MKQQQYMDLENEFGAHNYKPLDVVLERGEGVWVWDVDGNKYLDCLAAYSAVNQGHCHPKIMNAMIDQAKKLTLTSRAFRNDQLGLFYQELCKLTHSHKVLPMNSGAEAVETVIKTVRKWGYKVKGVEEDKAEIIVCENNFHGRTITIVGFSTDPNSTEGFGPFTPGFKIIPFGDAKALEDAITPNTVGFLVEPIQGEAGVIIPPVGYLKAARAICEKNNVVLILDEIQTGLGRTGKLLAEEHENIEADLTLIGKALSGGFYPVSAVLSNSEVMGVLQPGEHGSTFGGNPLACAVARVALKVLVEEGMVDNAAEMGTYFYDGLSQIKNPIIKEIRGKGLMIGMELWPETGGARQYCQKLKKKGLLCKETHENIIRFAPPLVITKDVVDWALEQIEAVLK, via the coding sequence GTGAAACAACAACAATATATGGATTTGGAAAATGAATTTGGCGCACATAATTACAAGCCGCTGGATGTGGTGTTGGAGCGAGGCGAGGGAGTCTGGGTTTGGGATGTGGATGGCAACAAATACCTTGACTGCCTTGCAGCGTATTCCGCAGTCAATCAGGGGCATTGTCATCCAAAAATTATGAACGCAATGATTGACCAGGCAAAAAAATTGACATTGACTTCAAGAGCATTTCGAAATGATCAGCTTGGTTTATTTTACCAGGAACTGTGTAAACTTACCCATTCTCACAAAGTCTTACCCATGAATAGCGGCGCAGAGGCGGTGGAGACTGTGATTAAGACGGTTAGAAAATGGGGATATAAGGTAAAGGGAGTTGAGGAAGATAAAGCGGAAATCATTGTCTGTGAGAATAATTTCCATGGCCGTACCATTACCATAGTCGGATTTAGCACAGACCCGAATTCCACCGAGGGGTTTGGTCCGTTTACCCCTGGTTTTAAAATTATCCCCTTTGGAGATGCTAAAGCTTTGGAAGACGCAATTACACCCAATACGGTTGGCTTTCTTGTAGAACCGATTCAGGGCGAGGCCGGGGTGATCATCCCGCCGGTCGGGTATCTGAAGGCCGCAAGGGCTATTTGCGAAAAAAACAATGTGGTTCTCATACTGGATGAAATCCAAACCGGCCTGGGGCGAACCGGAAAACTTCTGGCTGAAGAACATGAGAATATAGAAGCGGATTTAACCTTAATCGGCAAAGCCTTATCAGGCGGCTTTTATCCTGTTTCAGCTGTTTTGTCCAACAGCGAAGTCATGGGCGTATTGCAGCCAGGTGAACACGGAAGCACATTCGGAGGTAATCCATTGGCATGTGCTGTGGCCCGTGTTGCGTTGAAAGTGCTGGTTGAAGAAGGAATGGTAGATAATGCCGCAGAAATGGGGACTTATTTTTATGATGGGCTAAGTCAGATAAAAAATCCGATAATTAAAGAGATTCGAGGCAAAGGATTAATGATAGGTATGGAGCTTTGGCCTGAAACAGGCGGAGCTCGCCAGTATTGTCAAAAACTTAAGAAAAAAGGGCTGCTTTGTAAAGAGACCCACGAGAATATTATTCGGTTTGCACCCCCGCTTGTTATTACCAAAGATGTGGTTGACTGGGCACTGGAACAGATTGAAGCTGTTTTAAAATAA